In one Mucilaginibacter ginsenosidivorax genomic region, the following are encoded:
- a CDS encoding phytanoyl-CoA dioxygenase family protein codes for MNTKVSDLSTLDDFMKLPAESILEFREKGHTLIRNILSKEETAAYRPVIVDAAARYNTEKRKLEERDTYGKAFLQIMNLWQVDAEVKRFVFAKRMARIATDLMGVENVRLYHDQALFKEAGGGPTPWHQDQYYWPIDTNNTVTMWMPLVDIDVDMGMLTFASNSYTNGAVFNHEISDESESAFDDYVKKKGFPISRAQTMKAGDATWHRGFTIHNAPGNNSDKMREVMTVIYIADGARITPYKNEWQKNDHHKWLMGKPIGELIDSELNPKLL; via the coding sequence ATGAATACAAAGGTTTCTGATCTGTCAACGCTGGATGATTTTATGAAATTACCGGCAGAAAGCATTCTGGAGTTCCGTGAAAAGGGGCATACCTTAATTCGAAATATCCTCTCAAAAGAAGAAACAGCAGCCTACCGCCCGGTGATTGTAGATGCAGCCGCACGGTATAATACCGAGAAGCGCAAACTGGAAGAGCGGGATACTTACGGTAAAGCATTTTTACAGATCATGAACCTTTGGCAAGTAGATGCCGAGGTAAAACGTTTTGTTTTTGCCAAACGAATGGCCAGGATTGCCACCGACCTGATGGGAGTTGAAAATGTACGACTGTACCACGATCAGGCGCTGTTTAAGGAAGCCGGGGGAGGGCCCACTCCATGGCACCAGGACCAATATTACTGGCCTATAGATACCAATAATACCGTAACCATGTGGATGCCGCTGGTTGATATTGACGTAGATATGGGTATGCTTACTTTTGCATCAAACTCCTATACCAATGGCGCGGTATTTAACCATGAAATATCCGACGAATCAGAATCGGCATTTGACGATTATGTAAAGAAGAAAGGTTTCCCAATAAGCAGGGCACAAACGATGAAGGCCGGCGACGCTACCTGGCACCGTGGTTTCACCATCCACAATGCACCAGGCAATAACTCTGATAAAATGCGTGAAGTAATGACCGTAATTTACATTGCCGATGGTGCCCGTATTACGCCTTATAAAAACGAGTGGCAAAAAAATGATCATCATAAATGGCTGATGGGCAAACCCATTGGCGAACTGATAGATTCTGAACTGAACCCCAAATTACTTTGA
- a CDS encoding transthyretin-like family protein yields the protein MSFTIKGNLRGLLCSDCELPVSGNSVKVYKTFDRANETRLAVADAKQTFHQVTDAELKEKEKLFIAEGKLQDNGDFVIEIGDKSGYEGGTLDVDWYCGNTPIKIGPGPKKDLSLQFHITTLQPAFKQTDGGQVAFFEYRVDPKWFCRILTLLDIWVVCGIVTDCETKKPLSGVKVFAYDVDLIQDDTLGNAYTDSNGKFTIVYPGANFRQTLLSPFLNVEWPAGPDYYFRVESSSGAVLLQEDRTRGRQTDRHNAHNCFCVKLCIKDGGIYTSDVPWFTSVGKFNITSDIDGSGKTLTTKSGVGGVGYGFFNSVNLVGYATKKVPTAPASALHYRFLYSLDNVNYSPVTSAQMDPTQLKVATRQITWNGGPAFQNVVIDLGQPASVADSIPADNFPSPIADHVLHPDANGWIRVDQPALDNGFYGPLVLLNTNTIIGGGDASAGLTPGSPVSAANQKNGTMLYLKFQTTDDPSNPASTNLKTQSIIGKIYVNNWNEVSLLKLEELFAGGGSGCTPVQSQAHVDYTVDHELIGSWNIGIWSNAIGSVSGLPSGNVPRGNAAVYNLATAALSPAFSTWPSCAYSLTLNTVRKLTTGDWNDYVKTNQVIFCK from the coding sequence ATGAGCTTTACTATTAAAGGCAACCTACGCGGTTTGCTATGTTCTGATTGCGAGCTGCCGGTATCGGGCAACTCGGTAAAGGTTTACAAAACCTTTGATAGGGCCAACGAAACCCGGCTGGCCGTAGCCGATGCCAAACAAACGTTTCACCAGGTTACCGATGCCGAACTGAAAGAAAAAGAAAAACTATTTATAGCCGAAGGCAAACTCCAGGATAACGGCGATTTTGTGATTGAGATAGGCGATAAAAGCGGTTACGAGGGTGGCACGCTTGATGTTGACTGGTATTGCGGCAATACCCCTATCAAAATCGGCCCGGGGCCAAAGAAAGACCTATCGCTCCAGTTTCATATTACCACGCTGCAGCCGGCATTTAAGCAAACCGACGGCGGGCAGGTTGCTTTTTTTGAATACAGGGTAGACCCTAAATGGTTTTGCCGCATCCTTACCCTGTTAGATATCTGGGTGGTTTGTGGTATAGTAACCGACTGCGAAACTAAAAAGCCACTATCGGGTGTTAAAGTATTTGCCTACGATGTTGACCTGATACAGGATGACACCTTGGGTAATGCCTATACAGATAGCAATGGCAAATTCACCATCGTATATCCGGGCGCCAATTTCAGGCAAACGCTGCTTTCGCCATTTTTAAATGTAGAGTGGCCCGCCGGCCCGGATTATTATTTCAGGGTGGAATCGTCATCAGGCGCCGTTTTGCTGCAGGAAGACCGCACCCGCGGCCGCCAAACCGACAGGCACAACGCGCACAATTGTTTCTGCGTAAAACTTTGCATAAAAGATGGCGGCATTTATACCAGCGATGTGCCCTGGTTTACATCGGTAGGTAAATTCAATATCACATCGGATATTGATGGCTCAGGCAAAACACTTACTACCAAATCTGGCGTTGGTGGTGTAGGTTATGGTTTCTTCAACTCGGTAAACCTGGTTGGCTACGCAACCAAAAAGGTGCCCACAGCACCTGCAAGCGCGTTACATTACCGCTTTTTATACTCGCTGGATAATGTGAATTACAGTCCCGTTACCAGCGCCCAGATGGACCCTACTCAGCTTAAGGTTGCCACCCGCCAAATTACCTGGAACGGGGGCCCCGCGTTTCAAAATGTGGTTATCGATTTGGGGCAACCTGCTTCGGTAGCGGATAGCATCCCGGCCGATAATTTCCCCAGCCCAATTGCCGATCATGTGCTTCATCCCGATGCCAATGGCTGGATAAGGGTTGATCAGCCCGCCCTGGATAATGGCTTTTACGGCCCGCTGGTTTTACTAAACACCAATACCATTATTGGCGGCGGCGATGCCAGCGCGGGTTTAACGCCCGGCAGCCCGGTTAGCGCGGCCAATCAAAAAAACGGCACAATGCTATACCTTAAGTTTCAAACAACCGATGATCCAAGCAACCCTGCATCAACCAATTTAAAAACACAATCTATCATCGGTAAAATATATGTAAACAACTGGAACGAGGTAAGCCTGCTTAAACTGGAAGAACTGTTTGCCGGTGGCGGCAGCGGTTGTACCCCCGTACAATCACAAGCCCACGTTGATTATACGGTTGATCATGAATTAATAGGCAGCTGGAACATTGGGATATGGTCAAACGCAATAGGTAGCGTATCGGGCTTACCATCGGGCAATGTACCAAGGGGAAATGCCGCAGTGTATAACCTCGCAACAGCGGCCTTGTCGCCTGCATTTAGTACCTGGCCGTCATGCGCCTACAGCTTAACGTTAAACACCGTACGTAAGTTAACCACAGGCGACTGGAACGATTATGTAAAAACAAACCAGGTTATTTTTTGCAAGTAA
- a CDS encoding four helix bundle protein — protein sequence MQSDYKKYIELNVWIEARKLVSEVYSATRSFPKEEQFGLSNQMRRCSVSIPSNIAEGCGRNHKKDSLQFFYIARGSLYELETQLFLSNDLNFIEKLQLDKYLSQLEIVRKLLNGFIRYFSSE from the coding sequence GTGCAAAGCGATTATAAAAAATACATAGAATTAAATGTTTGGATTGAAGCAAGGAAGCTTGTTAGCGAAGTATATTCTGCAACACGTTCATTTCCAAAAGAAGAGCAATTTGGTCTAAGTAACCAGATGAGACGATGCTCTGTTTCTATTCCATCAAATATTGCTGAAGGATGTGGAAGAAATCATAAAAAAGACAGTCTTCAGTTTTTCTACATAGCAAGGGGATCACTATATGAATTAGAAACACAACTCTTTTTAAGCAACGATTTAAACTTCATTGAAAAACTACAACTCGATAAATACCTATCACAATTGGAAATTGTAAGAAAACTGCTTAATGGTTTCATCAGATATTTTAGTTCTGAATAA
- a CDS encoding response regulator transcription factor, producing the protein MGTIKLGIVDDHKIFRNGLKATLEDCEDFDLILEASNGKELMGLLTTQTPDVLLMDIKMPELDGIQTAALVHQHHKTIKILALSMFNEDKYIVDMMKAGASGYLLKNAEPEEIIEAVSTVHNKGFYFNEHLSITLIKQLVGNDHSESIAANKADLNEREIEVLKLVCQEYSNQEIADKIFLSVRTVEGYRARLFEKTGSKNLVGLVIYAIKRGIINVT; encoded by the coding sequence ATGGGTACAATTAAATTAGGTATAGTAGATGATCATAAAATTTTCAGGAACGGTTTAAAAGCCACCCTTGAAGATTGTGAAGATTTTGACTTGATACTTGAAGCTTCAAACGGTAAAGAATTGATGGGTTTATTAACAACCCAAACCCCCGATGTGCTTTTAATGGATATAAAAATGCCCGAACTTGACGGCATCCAAACGGCAGCTTTGGTACATCAGCATCATAAAACCATCAAAATACTTGCGCTATCGATGTTTAACGAAGACAAGTATATTGTTGATATGATGAAAGCCGGAGCATCTGGCTACCTGCTAAAAAATGCCGAACCGGAAGAGATTATTGAGGCCGTATCAACGGTACATAACAAAGGTTTTTATTTTAACGAGCACCTGTCCATCACCCTTATTAAGCAGCTGGTAGGCAACGATCATTCCGAAAGTATAGCGGCGAACAAGGCCGATTTAAACGAACGTGAGATTGAAGTGCTGAAACTGGTTTGCCAAGAATACTCCAACCAGGAAATAGCCGATAAAATTTTTCTAAGCGTACGTACTGTTGAAGGCTACAGGGCACGTTTATTTGAAAAAACAGGATCAAAAAACCTGGTAGGCCTGGTTATATACGCCATAAAACGCGGTATAATTAACGTAACCTGA
- a CDS encoding sensor histidine kinase → MPAPENNLIPVLIIGTLVVVVLITCLFFFVIIYQRKMIKNQVELRALHDARQSDLMAAVFETQESERKRLAEDLHDSVGQVLSAIKLNLHRLDKNCTTDATQPLLADTRRLTDECIQEIRNIIHNVLPPVLTDYGLLVAVEALAGKVEQTTHIKVKFSKNMPDQRFPQEIELTLYRIAQELFGNAIKHSDASVIHLSINREGNFMVMEFKDNGIGFNLPEVKRGFGIKNLESRVQLINGEINIYSKPLSGSLTTIKLKIV, encoded by the coding sequence TTGCCAGCCCCAGAAAACAACCTGATCCCGGTACTAATTATCGGCACATTAGTGGTGGTTGTATTAATCACCTGCTTATTTTTTTTCGTGATTATTTACCAGCGTAAAATGATCAAAAACCAGGTTGAATTGCGGGCCTTGCATGACGCGCGCCAAAGCGACCTGATGGCGGCCGTATTTGAAACCCAGGAAAGCGAACGGAAACGCCTGGCCGAAGATTTACACGATAGTGTAGGCCAGGTGTTATCGGCCATAAAGCTTAACCTGCACCGGTTGGATAAAAACTGCACCACCGATGCTACCCAGCCATTACTGGCTGACACCCGCAGGCTTACCGACGAATGCATACAGGAGATACGCAATATTATCCACAACGTTTTGCCGCCGGTACTTACCGATTATGGCCTGCTGGTGGCTGTTGAAGCGCTGGCGGGCAAGGTTGAGCAAACTACCCACATTAAGGTAAAGTTTAGCAAAAACATGCCCGATCAACGGTTTCCGCAAGAGATTGAGCTTACGCTTTACCGCATAGCACAGGAACTTTTTGGCAACGCCATTAAACACTCAGATGCATCGGTTATCCACCTTTCTATTAACCGCGAAGGCAATTTTATGGTGATGGAATTTAAAGACAATGGCATAGGGTTTAACCTGCCGGAGGTAAAAAGGGGCTTTGGGATTAAAAACCTCGAGAGCCGGGTTCAGCTTATCAACGGCGAAATTAATATTTACAGCAAGCCATTAAGTGGTAGCCTTACTACTATTAAATTAAAAATAGTTTAG
- the metH gene encoding methionine synthase yields MDIRKELEKRILVIDGAMGTMIQRYQLTEKDFRGERFKDHHSDLQGNNDLLNITRPDIIKAIHAEYLDAGADIIETNTFSTQIISLADYKLEELAYELSYEGARIARDVADEYNQKNPSKPRFVAGAIGPTNRTASLSPDVNDPGYRAVTFDDLANAYYDQVRGLVDGGSDLLLVETIFDTLNAKAALFAINKYANESGKHLPIMISGTITDASGRTLSGQTVEAFWNSIRHANLLSVGLNCALGAKEMRPHLAELSEKADVFISAYPNAGLPNEFGQYDETAHETAHQVDDFIKAGLVNIVGGCCGTTPEHIKCIAEKAAKYPPRLIPEIESDLRLSGLEAVTIKPDSIFVNVGERTNITGSPKFSKLILAEDYEAALAVALQQVEGGAQVIDINMDEGMIDSEAVMVKFLNLVASEPDIAKLPIMIDSSKWTVIEAGLKCIQGKGIVNSISLKEGEEKFIEQARKILSYGAATVVMAFDETGQADSLQRRIEICKRSYDILVNVVGFPPQDIIFDPNILTVATGLEEHNNYAVDFIEATRWIKQNLPHAKVSGGVSNISFSFRGNNVVREAMHSAFLYHAIGAGMDMGIVNAGMLEVYQEIDKTLLELVEDVLLNRRDDATERLVEYADTIKSKGKEVVRDEEWRKGTVQERLSHALVKGIIEYLDDDVEEARQTYSKPLEVIEGPLMDGMNIVGDLFGAGKMFLPQVVKSARVMKKAVAYLLPFIELEKQRVIDAGEDSSGSRANAGKILMATVKGDVHDIGKNIVGVVLACNNFEVIDLGVMVPAQRIIEEAKKQNVDIIGLSGLITPSLDEMVHFAKEMEREGFTIPLIIGGATTSRIHAAVKVDPHYSGAAIHVLDASRSVTVCSSLMNRDGRDAYIQNIKEEYAKSREAHLNKKSDKRFVTIEQARQSRFQVSLDGDVAPMPTFTGTKVFESYPLEELVPYIDWTPFFHTWELRGSYPKIFADKFVGDEAKKLYDDAQVLLNKIVKEKLLHANGVIGFWPANSVGDDIELYTDESRTTLLTRIHTLRQQAEKVKGDPYYALSDFIAPKESGVPDYFGGFAVTTGIGCDELVAEFEADHDDYNSIMAKALADRLAEAFAEKMHELVRKEYWGYSKGEQLSTDDLIKEEYQGIRPAPGYPACPDHTEKTTLFELLKAEDTAKMHLTESLAMTPAASVSGFYFAHPQARYFGLGKISKDQVEDYAVRKQMPLEDIERWLGPNINY; encoded by the coding sequence ATGGACATTAGAAAAGAATTAGAAAAACGCATCCTTGTAATTGACGGGGCAATGGGTACCATGATACAGCGGTACCAGCTTACCGAGAAGGATTTTCGTGGCGAAAGGTTTAAGGATCACCATAGTGACCTGCAGGGGAATAATGACCTTTTGAATATTACACGCCCGGATATCATCAAGGCTATTCATGCCGAGTATTTGGATGCCGGCGCTGATATCATCGAGACCAATACCTTCAGTACACAAATTATTTCACTGGCCGATTATAAGCTGGAAGAGCTGGCCTACGAGCTTAGCTATGAAGGCGCGCGCATTGCCCGCGACGTGGCCGACGAATACAACCAAAAAAATCCATCAAAGCCGCGTTTTGTGGCGGGTGCTATTGGGCCAACCAATCGTACAGCGTCCCTTTCGCCAGATGTTAACGATCCGGGTTACCGCGCCGTTACTTTTGATGATTTGGCCAATGCCTATTACGACCAGGTACGTGGCCTGGTTGATGGCGGATCTGATTTATTATTGGTCGAAACCATATTTGATACCCTGAATGCCAAAGCGGCCTTGTTCGCTATCAATAAATACGCCAATGAGTCGGGCAAGCATTTGCCTATCATGATCTCCGGTACTATTACCGATGCATCTGGTCGTACCCTTTCCGGGCAAACGGTGGAAGCTTTCTGGAATTCTATCCGTCATGCCAACTTGTTATCGGTTGGTTTAAACTGCGCTTTGGGTGCCAAAGAAATGAGGCCGCATTTGGCCGAACTTTCTGAAAAGGCTGATGTGTTTATATCGGCATATCCTAACGCCGGTTTGCCTAATGAGTTTGGCCAGTACGACGAAACCGCGCATGAAACCGCGCACCAGGTTGATGATTTTATTAAAGCTGGCTTGGTTAATATTGTTGGTGGTTGTTGTGGCACCACGCCCGAGCATATCAAATGCATAGCCGAGAAGGCAGCCAAATACCCCCCAAGACTCATCCCCGAAATTGAATCCGACCTGCGCCTGAGTGGCCTGGAAGCGGTTACCATAAAGCCCGACAGCATTTTTGTAAACGTGGGCGAGCGTACTAACATCACAGGTTCGCCAAAATTCTCAAAACTTATTTTAGCCGAAGATTATGAAGCCGCTCTGGCCGTTGCACTGCAACAGGTAGAGGGCGGTGCCCAGGTTATTGATATCAACATGGATGAAGGCATGATTGATTCGGAAGCGGTTATGGTAAAATTCCTGAACCTGGTAGCATCCGAGCCGGATATTGCCAAACTGCCTATCATGATCGATTCATCAAAATGGACGGTTATTGAGGCTGGTTTAAAATGCATCCAGGGTAAGGGCATCGTAAACTCCATCTCGCTTAAAGAGGGCGAAGAAAAGTTTATTGAGCAGGCCCGCAAAATCCTGAGCTATGGTGCCGCCACTGTTGTAATGGCTTTTGACGAAACCGGCCAGGCCGACTCGTTACAACGCCGTATTGAGATATGTAAAAGATCGTACGATATTCTGGTTAACGTGGTTGGTTTCCCTCCGCAGGATATCATCTTCGACCCTAACATCCTAACCGTTGCAACCGGTTTAGAAGAGCATAACAACTACGCGGTTGATTTTATTGAAGCCACCCGCTGGATAAAGCAAAACCTGCCACATGCCAAAGTAAGCGGGGGGGTAAGTAATATCTCCTTCTCTTTCAGGGGTAATAATGTGGTGCGTGAAGCCATGCACTCCGCATTTTTATACCACGCCATTGGCGCCGGTATGGATATGGGTATAGTTAACGCCGGCATGCTGGAAGTTTACCAGGAAATAGATAAAACCCTGCTTGAGCTGGTAGAAGATGTGCTGCTTAACCGTCGCGATGATGCTACCGAACGCCTTGTTGAATATGCTGATACCATAAAAAGCAAAGGCAAAGAGGTGGTGCGCGATGAGGAATGGCGCAAAGGGACTGTTCAGGAAAGATTATCGCATGCGCTTGTAAAAGGCATTATTGAATACCTGGATGACGATGTAGAAGAAGCCCGCCAAACTTACAGCAAACCGCTGGAGGTTATTGAAGGCCCCCTGATGGACGGGATGAACATTGTAGGCGACTTGTTTGGCGCTGGCAAAATGTTTTTGCCACAGGTAGTAAAATCGGCCCGTGTAATGAAAAAGGCGGTGGCTTACCTGCTGCCATTTATCGAGCTGGAAAAGCAACGGGTTATTGATGCCGGCGAAGACAGCAGCGGCAGCCGTGCCAATGCCGGTAAAATATTGATGGCCACCGTAAAAGGCGATGTGCATGATATAGGTAAAAATATAGTAGGCGTAGTATTGGCCTGTAACAACTTCGAGGTGATTGACCTGGGTGTTATGGTACCGGCACAACGTATTATTGAAGAAGCTAAAAAACAAAATGTAGATATCATCGGCCTCAGCGGTTTGATTACGCCGTCGCTGGATGAGATGGTGCATTTTGCTAAAGAGATGGAGCGCGAAGGGTTTACTATACCGCTGATTATTGGCGGTGCTACTACCTCGCGTATCCATGCGGCTGTTAAGGTCGATCCGCATTACTCGGGCGCTGCAATTCACGTGCTGGATGCATCGCGTAGCGTTACTGTATGTAGCAGCCTGATGAACCGCGATGGCCGGGATGCCTATATCCAGAACATTAAAGAAGAATACGCCAAATCGCGCGAAGCGCATTTAAATAAAAAATCGGATAAACGTTTTGTTACTATTGAACAAGCAAGGCAATCCCGTTTCCAGGTCAGTTTGGATGGCGATGTAGCGCCAATGCCAACGTTTACCGGTACCAAAGTATTTGAATCGTATCCGTTGGAAGAACTGGTTCCTTATATCGACTGGACACCGTTTTTTCATACCTGGGAATTGCGGGGCAGTTATCCCAAGATATTTGCCGATAAATTTGTGGGCGATGAAGCCAAAAAGCTTTATGACGATGCACAGGTATTGTTAAACAAAATAGTAAAAGAAAAACTGCTGCATGCCAATGGCGTCATAGGTTTTTGGCCGGCCAATAGTGTTGGGGACGATATTGAACTATATACCGACGAAAGCCGCACTACTTTGTTAACCCGCATCCATACCCTACGCCAACAGGCCGAAAAGGTTAAAGGCGACCCATATTATGCACTATCGGACTTTATCGCACCAAAAGAAAGCGGAGTGCCCGACTATTTTGGTGGCTTTGCCGTAACTACCGGCATTGGCTGCGACGAGCTGGTTGCCGAATTTGAGGCCGATCATGACGATTACAACAGTATTATGGCCAAAGCCCTTGCCGACCGCCTTGCCGAAGCTTTTGCCGAAAAAATGCACGAACTGGTACGTAAAGAATACTGGGGCTACAGCAAGGGCGAGCAACTAAGTACCGACGACCTGATCAAGGAAGAATATCAAGGCATCCGGCCGGCCCCAGGCTATCCTGCCTGCCCGGATCATACCGAGAAAACAACCTTATTTGAGTTGTTAAAAGCGGAAGATACGGCAAAAATGCACCTTACCGAGAGTTTAGCGATGACGCCTGCAGCATCAGTTAGCGGGTTCTATTTCGCACATCCACAGGCCAGGTATTTTGGGCTAGGTAAAATAAGTAAAGATCAGGTGGAGGATTATGCGGTGCGGAAGCAAATGCCTTTAGAGGACATCGAGAGGTGGTTGGGACCTAATATAAATTATTGA
- a CDS encoding AraC family transcriptional regulator, translating to MIKASFEILQPSISQSFLVKKFDKLAFDAPYHFHPEYELTCILKGSGKRYVGSHMEDFVSGDLVLLGPNLPHCWKLDITNILPEEASAIVIQFNDAFLGDDFFNKFELLHIKKLFQKSGCGVSFHSETQQDVRQMLQNLVEEKSNFRVLIGLLEILQRLASSDEYILLDQHRIIAERSTAEQERINPVFAYLVENFRKQVSLDAAASIANMTTNAFCKYFKKVTRKTFMETIIEYRLNYAIQQLVQTDKPISEISYESGFGDVSHFYKMFKAKMNLSPLNYRKRFMRNLASSAKKLSA from the coding sequence ATGATAAAAGCCTCGTTCGAAATTCTTCAGCCCTCCATTAGTCAATCGTTCCTTGTCAAAAAGTTTGATAAGCTGGCATTTGACGCACCTTATCATTTTCACCCGGAATATGAGTTAACCTGTATTTTAAAAGGAAGCGGTAAACGTTATGTGGGCAGCCATATGGAAGATTTTGTATCTGGCGATCTGGTATTGCTTGGCCCCAATTTACCCCATTGCTGGAAACTTGATATTACCAATATTTTGCCCGAGGAAGCAAGCGCAATCGTGATCCAGTTTAATGACGCATTTTTGGGCGACGACTTTTTTAACAAATTTGAATTACTGCATATTAAAAAGCTTTTTCAGAAAAGCGGTTGCGGGGTATCATTCCATTCAGAAACGCAACAGGACGTAAGGCAAATGCTGCAAAACCTGGTTGAAGAAAAAAGCAATTTTAGGGTATTGATAGGCTTGCTGGAGATATTGCAGCGGCTGGCATCATCTGACGAATATATTTTGCTGGATCAACACCGTATTATAGCCGAGCGTTCAACAGCCGAACAGGAACGCATTAACCCGGTATTTGCTTACCTGGTAGAAAATTTCAGGAAACAGGTATCATTGGATGCGGCTGCGAGTATTGCCAACATGACTACCAATGCTTTTTGCAAGTACTTTAAAAAAGTAACCCGTAAAACGTTTATGGAAACTATAATTGAGTACCGGCTTAATTATGCCATACAGCAATTGGTACAAACCGATAAGCCAATATCAGAAATATCCTACGAGAGCGGTTTTGGCGATGTTTCCCATTTTTATAAAATGTTTAAGGCCAAAATGAATTTAAGCCCGCTTAATTATCGCAAAAGATTTATGCGTAACCTTGCCAGCAGCGCCAAAAAGCTATCAGCCTAA
- a CDS encoding DUF6891 domain-containing protein, whose amino-acid sequence MTQDLKDEALEQIKLDIKFGFENEQQIFEGLEDMFYDEDDIDEEWLKQTIHQRYNQHQKEALQWIKPTGFDRLARAFDQLIVQKIVCLHNAGYTKQDGEGDCMETIERLDELGVKAIGFCYYHAQDLARAVDPDTRNLYLGFDSVTQNDDEALQVAQMIVTALKENHLQIN is encoded by the coding sequence ATGACACAAGATCTAAAAGATGAGGCTTTAGAGCAAATAAAGTTGGACATCAAATTTGGATTTGAAAATGAACAACAGATTTTTGAAGGTTTAGAAGATATGTTTTATGATGAGGACGACATTGACGAAGAATGGCTAAAACAAACCATACATCAACGATACAATCAGCATCAAAAGGAAGCTTTGCAGTGGATAAAACCAACCGGATTTGATAGGCTGGCAAGGGCATTTGACCAACTAATTGTGCAAAAGATAGTATGCCTGCACAACGCCGGTTATACCAAACAAGATGGCGAAGGCGATTGCATGGAGACTATAGAACGCTTGGATGAATTAGGTGTTAAAGCTATTGGCTTTTGCTATTATCACGCGCAGGATTTAGCCAGGGCAGTTGACCCAGATACCCGGAACTTGTATTTAGGTTTTGATAGCGTTACGCAAAATGACGATGAGGCCCTGCAGGTTGCCCAGATGATTGTTACAGCACTCAAGGAAAACCACCTCCAGATAAACTGA
- the metF gene encoding methylenetetrahydrofolate reductase [NAD(P)H] produces the protein MKITEHIKNAAGKTLFSFELIPPLKGQSIKGIYDAIDPLMEFKPPFIDVTSLREDFIYKQHDNGLLEKLSYRKRPGTIAICAAIMNKYKVDTVPHLLCGGFTKDETENGLVDLQFLGIENVLVLRGDARRGDASFVPTPNGHNYATDLLQQVVNMNNGIYLHEHNDDSLKTDFCIGIAGYPEKHFEAPNLKTDFKYLKQKVDMGANFIVTQMFFDNQKYFDFVNNCRANGINVPIIPGLKPVTNSKQLIGLAKTFHIDMPEDLCDAVNGCKSEKDVRDIGVEWMINQCRELMAFGVPVLHFYTMSNAGPTKRIAEAIF, from the coding sequence ATGAAAATTACAGAGCACATTAAGAACGCGGCAGGAAAAACCTTATTCTCATTCGAATTAATCCCACCACTAAAAGGTCAAAGCATAAAAGGCATCTACGATGCTATCGACCCGCTGATGGAGTTTAAGCCGCCGTTTATTGATGTTACATCGCTGCGCGAGGATTTTATTTACAAGCAGCATGATAATGGCTTGCTGGAGAAACTGAGCTATCGTAAACGCCCGGGTACTATCGCCATTTGCGCGGCTATCATGAATAAGTACAAGGTAGATACCGTTCCGCATTTGTTGTGTGGTGGTTTTACTAAGGATGAAACGGAGAATGGCTTAGTTGATTTGCAGTTTTTAGGCATCGAGAATGTATTGGTTTTGCGTGGCGACGCACGCCGCGGCGATGCTTCATTTGTGCCGACGCCCAACGGGCATAACTACGCTACAGATTTATTGCAACAGGTAGTGAACATGAATAATGGAATATATCTACATGAGCATAACGACGATAGCCTGAAAACCGATTTCTGCATCGGTATTGCCGGCTATCCCGAAAAACATTTTGAAGCACCCAACCTTAAAACAGATTTTAAATACCTGAAACAAAAGGTAGATATGGGCGCGAATTTTATTGTTACCCAAATGTTTTTTGACAACCAGAAATACTTCGATTTTGTAAATAACTGCAGGGCCAATGGCATCAATGTGCCTATTATACCGGGGTTAAAACCTGTTACCAACTCAAAACAGTTAATCGGTTTAGCCAAAACCTTCCATATTGATATGCCCGAAGATTTATGCGATGCGGTTAACGGCTGCAAATCTGAAAAAGATGTGCGGGATATCGGAGTGGAATGGATGATAAACCAATGCCGCGAGTTAATGGCTTTTGGTGTGCCCGTGCTGCATTTTTACACCATGAGCAACGCAGGGCCGACTAAGCGGATAGCCGAGGCGATTTTTTAG